A window from Patescibacteria group bacterium encodes these proteins:
- a CDS encoding LemA family protein — MSYIIWIILGLLFIAIFWLIAVYNSLISKKNQVNEAWSDIDVQLKRRYNLIPNLVKTVKGYAAHEKGVFEKVTQARSQAMQAEGPKQQGQAENMLKGALKSLFAVAENYPDLKASNNFAKLQDELTDTENKIQASRRFYNGNVRDFNTKIQVFPTNIFAKKLGFNKREFFEIAEDKARENPKVSF; from the coding sequence ATGTCTTATATCATATGGATAATCTTAGGTCTTCTTTTCATCGCTATCTTCTGGCTGATTGCTGTTTATAATTCTCTGATCAGCAAAAAAAATCAGGTTAATGAAGCCTGGTCAGATATTGATGTTCAGCTCAAGAGGCGCTATAACCTGATTCCAAATTTAGTGAAAACTGTTAAAGGTTACGCCGCGCATGAAAAGGGAGTTTTTGAAAAAGTAACCCAAGCCCGTTCACAAGCCATGCAAGCGGAAGGACCAAAGCAGCAGGGACAAGCCGAGAACATGCTTAAAGGGGCTTTGAAAAGTCTTTTTGCCGTGGCTGAAAACTATCCGGACCTCAAAGCTTCAAATAACTTTGCTAAGCTTCAAGATGAATTGACCGACACCGAAAATAAAATCCAAGCCTCCCGCCGGTTTTACAACGGTAATGTCCGTGACTTTAACACTAAAATTCAAGTTTTTCCCACTAATATTTTTGCTAAAAAACTTGGTTTTAACAAAAGAGAATTTTTTGAAATTGCCGAAGATAAAGCCAGAGAAAATCCCAAGGTTAGCTTTTAA
- a CDS encoding four helix bundle protein gives MLFRFRKFPVYKDARRFRKAVYLLANKFPKEEIYNLTSQIKRAANSILLNIAEGSNRMSDKDFGRFLINSSSSLEEVIACLDIALDEKYISKNEHQDYILLAEELGKQLIGFTKKLRNN, from the coding sequence ATGTTGTTTCGTTTTAGAAAATTTCCTGTTTATAAAGACGCCCGCCGTTTTAGAAAAGCTGTATATCTCTTAGCAAATAAGTTTCCCAAAGAAGAAATATACAATTTGACTTCTCAAATTAAAAGAGCCGCTAATTCTATTCTCTTAAATATCGCCGAGGGCTCAAACAGAATGTCAGATAAAGATTTTGGCCGTTTTTTAATAAATTCATCCAGTTCACTAGAAGAAGTGATCGCCTGTTTAGATATAGCTTTAGATGAAAAATATATTTCAAAAAATGAACACCAAGATTACATTTTATTAGCTGAAGAGCTAGGCAAGCAATTAATTGGATTTACTAAAAAATTACGTAATAATTAA
- the pilM gene encoding type IV pilus assembly protein PilM, translating to MGLFSRKKNYLGVDLGTSSVKVVELGFESGAPKLVTYGFIEESTKIVKSDSSEQKKKISLLIKNLLKKTGATTDQVVAALPSFSVFSSIISLPAMSEKDLNSAVRWEAKKFVPMPLEEMVLDWRLVEEEKKKEKSNDEDKKKKKDKKISDYKILLTAAPKNLAKKYIDIFKSLNLQIVSLETESFALQRSLIGDDPSPVMIVDIGALATDISVIKNGIPILNRGVDVGGDTITKSIANALNIDSERAEQFKRDFGISSGLSQNNNSHQNKIPKTIEFVLSSVINEIKHVFNLYKNIEDLPVEKIVLSGGSAFLPNFTEYLSKLFDTKVIIGNPWSRVSYPKELEPALMEIGPRFSVAIGLALRELI from the coding sequence ATGGGTCTTTTTTCCCGAAAAAAAAATTATTTAGGCGTTGATTTAGGCACTTCTTCAGTTAAAGTAGTGGAATTGGGCTTTGAATCAGGGGCCCCTAAATTAGTTACTTATGGTTTTATTGAAGAATCAACAAAAATTGTTAAAAGTGACTCTTCTGAGCAAAAAAAGAAAATTTCCTTATTAATAAAAAATTTACTGAAAAAAACCGGGGCCACCACTGATCAGGTTGTAGCGGCTTTGCCTAGTTTTAGCGTTTTTAGCTCTATTATATCTTTACCAGCTATGTCGGAAAAAGACCTTAATTCGGCGGTACGCTGGGAAGCTAAAAAATTTGTACCCATGCCTTTGGAAGAGATGGTTTTAGACTGGCGTTTGGTTGAAGAAGAGAAAAAGAAAGAAAAGTCTAATGATGAAGATAAAAAAAAGAAAAAGGATAAAAAAATCAGTGATTATAAAATATTATTGACAGCCGCCCCTAAAAATTTAGCCAAAAAATACATTGATATTTTTAAATCTTTAAATTTACAAATTGTCAGTTTAGAAACAGAATCTTTTGCTTTACAGAGATCCTTGATTGGTGATGATCCCTCGCCGGTTATGATTGTGGATATAGGGGCTTTAGCCACTGACATTAGTGTAATAAAGAATGGCATTCCCATTTTAAATCGGGGTGTTGATGTCGGTGGCGATACTATCACTAAATCAATTGCTAACGCTCTAAATATTGATTCTGAAAGAGCCGAGCAGTTTAAAAGAGATTTTGGTATTTCTAGTGGTCTAAGTCAAAATAATAATAGCCATCAAAATAAAATACCAAAGACTATAGAATTTGTTTTATCATCAGTGATCAATGAAATAAAACATGTTTTTAATCTTTATAAAAATATTGAAGATCTGCCGGTAGAGAAAATTGTACTTTCAGGCGGCTCGGCTTTTTTACCAAATTTTACCGAATATTTATCTAAATTATTTGATACCAAAGTAATTATTGGCAATCCCTGGTCTAGGGTGAGCTATCCTAAAGAATTAGAGCCGGCTTTAATGGAAATTGGTCCCCGTTTTTCAGTGGCCATAGGACTGGCTTTAAGAGAATTGATTTAA
- a CDS encoding M48 family metallopeptidase, which produces MTTYDIIKSNKRRSFFLIAVFVILVLAVGYFAGYYMGIGYTGLSLAFGLAVFMTLLSFFRGDSIALWTAGAKPIGKKDNPYVYRLVENLCITAGLPRPDIYIIDDQALNAFATGRDPDHASLALTSGLVDKLENEELEGVIAHELSHIKNYDIRLMTIVIVLVGTIMLIGHWFIRFRIIGGRRNRSSGGGRLGGILMIVSLVFLILSPIFAKLIQFAISRKREYLADASGSLITRYPEGLANALEKISQYNKPMKKATSATAHLFISNPFGAKAKKGFKKFFSTHPPVEKRIKALRNM; this is translated from the coding sequence ATGACTACTTACGACATTATTAAAAGTAATAAAAGAAGAAGCTTTTTTTTAATAGCTGTTTTTGTTATTTTAGTTTTAGCGGTCGGCTATTTTGCCGGTTATTATATGGGTATCGGCTATACTGGTCTTTCCTTAGCTTTTGGTTTGGCTGTTTTTATGACCCTGCTTAGCTTTTTTCGGGGAGACTCAATCGCTCTCTGGACAGCTGGCGCCAAACCGATTGGAAAAAAAGATAATCCTTATGTTTATCGTCTGGTAGAAAACTTATGCATTACAGCCGGCCTGCCCCGGCCAGATATTTATATTATTGATGATCAGGCTCTGAACGCTTTTGCTACCGGCCGCGATCCTGACCACGCTTCTTTAGCTCTAACTTCGGGATTGGTTGATAAATTAGAAAATGAAGAATTAGAGGGGGTTATTGCTCATGAACTATCCCATATTAAAAATTATGATATTCGTTTAATGACCATAGTAATTGTTTTAGTGGGGACGATTATGCTTATTGGCCACTGGTTTATCCGCTTTCGAATTATTGGCGGGCGAAGGAATCGGAGTAGTGGTGGCGGCCGCCTAGGTGGTATTTTAATGATTGTCAGTTTAGTTTTTTTAATTCTTTCTCCCATTTTTGCCAAATTAATTCAGTTTGCTATTTCTAGAAAAAGGGAATATCTGGCTGATGCTTCCGGCTCTCTGATTACTCGCTATCCGGAAGGCTTAGCTAATGCTTTAGAAAAAATATCCCAATATAATAAGCCTATGAAAAAAGCTACTAGTGCTACCGCTCATCTTTTTATCTCTAACCCTTTTGGAGCCAAAGCTAAAAAAGGTTTTAAAAAGTTTTTCTCCACTCATCCGCCAGTTGAAAAAAGAATTAAAGCCTTAAGAAATATGTAA
- a CDS encoding ATP-dependent Clp protease ATP-binding subunit, translating to MDIPILHKLTKHLKKSLKTGASLAWQMRHKQINLEHLLYGLASSRGSISYDILKKINLKPENIKDHIDNTINPISEKALKNEDLKFSSPAKKVLEKAVLLANKYNHKYVGTEHLLISLIELNNKKIEEILIKNSISKKEIKKRISSILKSTSKFPDLTGFFEESEEKEKVPAAPKPSKTPALDFFATNLTDEKLQKNIDPVIGREKEIERLIHILSRRTKNNPILIGDPGVGKTAIIEGLAKKIIKDEVPEILKDKKILSLDLSLVIAGTVYRGEFESRVRQLIEEIKSDKRNILFIDEIHNIMGTGSASGSMDAANILKPALAKGQIRTIGATTMEEYKKNIESDPALERRFQSIIVRQSTPEETIKILEGIKDNFEKYHRVTITPKAIQAAVKLSSRYIQDKFLPDKAIDLIDEAASKIKVSVKPSPLQKKIRKKEKDLKKLIQEKAKAVQMENFKKAIYKKEEEKNLRASIHKLMEELAQKNKKMVGEIKEKDIAEIISKITGVPLSELVKSEKERLINMEKKIEKFIVGQDEAVNKVSDFIRRSRVGLSHPRRPLGSFIFLGPSGVGKTELAKVLTSIVFEDEEALIRIDMSEFSEKFNTSKLIGAPAGYVGYKESTKLTDQVKRKPYSVVLFDEIEKAHPDVFNLLLQIMEDGHLTDSVGKKINFKNTIIIMTSNIGLENLNQLADVGFESDKKDKEKAEKNYEKTKENILKDLKKEFRPEFLNRVDKIIVFKPLDKKAVEKIVNLQIQELEERLKDKGITLDLSSRAKKAMAKEAFSPDEGARAVRKLIQEKVENPLAQKILEGQVDISDKVAVKLKKGEIKLEKK from the coding sequence ATGGATATCCCTATTCTACATAAATTAACTAAACATCTAAAAAAATCTCTAAAAACAGGGGCTAGTTTGGCCTGGCAAATGCGCCATAAACAAATAAATTTAGAACATTTGCTTTATGGCCTAGCTTCTAGTCGCGGCAGTATTTCTTATGATATTTTAAAAAAGATAAATCTAAAACCGGAAAATATAAAAGATCATATAGATAATACCATTAACCCTATTTCTGAAAAAGCATTAAAAAACGAGGATCTAAAATTTTCATCCCCGGCCAAAAAAGTATTGGAAAAAGCAGTCTTGCTGGCTAATAAATATAATCATAAATATGTCGGTACTGAACATCTCCTGATTTCTTTAATTGAATTAAACAATAAAAAAATAGAGGAGATTTTAATAAAAAATAGTATTAGTAAAAAAGAAATTAAAAAAAGAATTTCCTCTATATTAAAAAGTACTTCTAAATTTCCTGATTTAACCGGGTTTTTTGAAGAAAGTGAAGAAAAAGAAAAAGTGCCAGCCGCTCCCAAACCCAGTAAAACACCGGCTTTAGACTTTTTTGCCACTAATTTAACTGATGAAAAACTCCAGAAAAATATTGATCCGGTTATTGGCCGAGAAAAAGAAATAGAAAGGCTAATTCATATTTTATCGCGTCGTACAAAAAATAACCCCATTTTAATCGGCGATCCCGGAGTCGGTAAAACTGCTATTATAGAAGGTTTAGCTAAAAAAATAATTAAAGACGAAGTACCAGAAATACTCAAAGACAAAAAAATTCTCTCACTTGATTTAAGCCTAGTTATTGCCGGCACTGTTTATCGCGGTGAATTTGAAAGTCGCGTAAGACAACTGATTGAGGAAATAAAGTCAGATAAGCGTAATATACTTTTTATTGATGAAATACATAATATTATGGGCACTGGCAGTGCTTCTGGTTCAATGGATGCGGCTAATATTTTAAAACCGGCCTTAGCCAAGGGCCAAATCCGTACTATTGGCGCTACCACTATGGAGGAATACAAAAAAAATATCGAGTCTGATCCGGCTTTAGAGAGAAGATTTCAGTCTATTATTGTTCGTCAGTCTACACCAGAAGAAACTATTAAAATCCTTGAGGGCATTAAGGATAATTTTGAAAAATATCACCGTGTCACTATTACACCAAAAGCTATTCAGGCCGCGGTAAAACTCTCCAGCCGTTATATTCAAGATAAATTTCTGCCTGATAAAGCTATTGATTTGATTGATGAAGCCGCTTCTAAAATTAAAGTTAGTGTCAAACCCTCGCCTTTGCAAAAAAAGATAAGAAAAAAAGAGAAAGACTTAAAAAAGCTTATTCAAGAAAAGGCAAAAGCCGTCCAGATGGAAAACTTTAAGAAAGCTATTTATAAAAAAGAGGAGGAAAAAAATCTAAGAGCCAGCATTCATAAACTAATGGAAGAATTAGCCCAAAAAAATAAAAAGATGGTTGGCGAGATTAAAGAAAAAGACATAGCTGAAATAATTTCAAAAATAACCGGCGTGCCTTTATCTGAGTTAGTAAAATCTGAAAAAGAAAGACTAATCAATATGGAAAAAAAGATAGAGAAATTTATAGTCGGTCAGGACGAAGCTGTGAACAAAGTTTCTGATTTTATCCGTCGCTCCCGAGTCGGTCTTTCACACCCAAGGCGTCCCTTAGGTTCATTTATTTTTCTGGGTCCTTCTGGAGTCGGCAAAACAGAGCTAGCAAAGGTTTTAACCAGTATTGTATTTGAAGACGAAGAGGCTTTAATTCGCATTGATATGTCTGAATTTTCGGAAAAATTTAATACCTCAAAATTAATCGGAGCTCCGGCCGGCTATGTTGGCTACAAAGAATCGACTAAATTAACCGATCAGGTCAAAAGAAAGCCTTATTCCGTGGTACTTTTCGACGAAATAGAAAAAGCTCATCCGGACGTCTTTAATTTACTACTGCAGATTATGGAAGACGGCCATCTTACTGATAGTGTCGGCAAAAAAATTAACTTTAAAAATACCATTATTATAATGACCTCCAATATTGGCTTAGAAAACCTTAACCAGTTGGCTGATGTCGGATTTGAGTCTGATAAAAAAGATAAAGAAAAAGCCGAAAAAAATTACGAAAAAACTAAGGAGAATATTCTTAAAGATTTAAAAAAAGAATTTCGGCCAGAATTTTTAAACCGCGTCGATAAAATTATTGTTTTTAAGCCTCTGGATAAAAAAGCCGTGGAGAAAATTGTTAATCTGCAAATCCAGGAACTGGAAGAAAGATTAAAAGATAAAGGTATTACCTTAGACTTAAGTAGCCGAGCCAAAAAAGCTATGGCCAAAGAAGCTTTTTCTCCCGATGAAGGAGCCAGAGCCGTTAGAAAACTAATCCAGGAAAAAGTAGAAAATCCCTTGGCTCAAAAAATACTTGAAGGCCAAGTTGACATTTCTGATAAAGTAGCCGTAAAATTAAAAAAAGGTGAAATTAAATTAGAAAAAAAATAA